Proteins encoded in a region of the Coffea eugenioides isolate CCC68of chromosome 4, Ceug_1.0, whole genome shotgun sequence genome:
- the LOC113768254 gene encoding dof zinc finger protein DOF3.1-like has translation MQDPSIYSQMKPQFPEQEHLKCPRCDSANTKFCYYNNYNLSQPRHFCKNCRRYWTKGGALRNIPVGGGSRKNTKRSSSTTKRSSSATSAAPSTSPSSAAAVSSSSPPPSTTPQTLPKTEPYGLAPQALQPGFDQDRRMILDVGGNGSFSSLLSSNGGQFGNFLEGLNPNASNLQLCGFGDHGPNQGPGGPGHHHGDPHAGLQNGSNSEEGFLSNQGNGDSSCWNGSSGWPDLAIYTPGSSFQ, from the coding sequence ATGCAAGACCCGTCGATATATTCACAAATGAAACCGCAATTTCCAGAGCAAGAACACCTGAAATGCCCGAGATGTGACTCTGCGAACACAAAATTCTGCTATTACAACAACTACAATCTCTCTCAGCCCCGCCACTTTTGCAAGAACTGCAGAAGATATTGGACTAAAGGCGGTGCTCTCAGAAACATCCCTGTCGGTGGTGGCTCCCGGAAGAACACTAAACGCAGCTCATCAACTACCAAACGCTCTTCCTCAGCCACCTCAGCTGCCCCGTCTACCTCCCCTTCCTCAGCCGCTGCAGTCTCGTCATCATCACCACCTCCTTCTACCACTCCTCAGACACTGCCAAAAACAGAGCCTTATGGGCTTGCTCCGCAGGCACTTCAACCCGGTTTTGATCAGGACCGCAGGATGATTCTTGATGTGGGTGGGAATGGGAGCTTTAGCTCCCTCTTGTCTTCAAATGGGGGGCAATTTGGGAATTTTCTGGAGGGGTTGAATCCAAATGCATCAAATTTGCAGCTCTGCGGGTTTGGTGATCATGGCCCGAATCAAGGTCCGGGGGGTCCGGGTCACCATCATGGTGATCCACATGCGGGTTTGCAAAATGGGAGTAATTCTGAGGAGGGGTTTTTAAGTAATCAGGGTAATGGAGATTCTAGCTGCTGGAATGGGAGCAGTGGTTGGCCTGATCTTGCCATTTACACTCCAGGTTCCAGTTTTCAGTAA
- the LOC113767301 gene encoding probable pectate lyase 16, whose amino-acid sequence MMSNIGRDVINYKVTDPSDDALNPKPGTLRYAMTHVKGKVWITFKRDMNITLQKPLLVSSFTAIDGRGVNVHISGGACLVLQRANNVIIHGLRIHNCVAQPAGPVLGPDAKIVHLGPVDGDAIRMLSSSKIWIDHNTLYDCPDGLIDVTRGSTGVTISNNWFRSQNKVMLLGHDDGFRRDKDMKVTVAFNHFGPRCQQRMPRVRFGYAHVVNNLYLGWGAYAIGGSMDPTIKSQANLFIAPKDGNKEVTWRQHNGNGMSWNFLSVEDVFENGASFSQSRSGGGVAVRPNYSAEQIFPIEAAREVRALTKSAGALKCPRVSRC is encoded by the exons ATGATGAGCAACATTGGCCGAGACGTCATAAACTACAAGGTGACTGATCCATCCGACGATGCACTCAACCCTAAGCCAGGAACCCTGAGATATGCTATGACCCATGTCAAGGGAAAGGTTTGGATTACGTTTAAGAGAGACATGAATATTACCCTCCAGAAACCCCTTCTTGTCAGCAGCTTCACTGCCATTGATGGACGAGGTGTTAATGTACACATTTCTGGTGGTGCTTGCCTAGTGTTGCAAAGG GCGAACAATGTCATCATACACGGTCTCCGCATCCACAATTGCGTTGCTCAACCAGCAGGACCTGTTCTAGGTCCAGACGCCAAGATTGTACATTTGGGACCCGTTGATGGAGATGCTATCAGAATGCTATCGAGTTCTAAGATATGGATTGATCACAATACGCTTTACGACTGCCCTGATGGATTAATTGATGTTACGCGAGGCTCAACAGGTGTTACCATCTCAAACAATTGGTTTAGATCCCAGAATAAGGTCATGCTTTTGGGACATGACGATGGCTTCCGACGAGACAAGGACATGAAAGTTACCGTAGCCTTCAATCATTTTGGTCCTCGCTGCCAACAAAGAATGCCAAG AGTTCGATTCGGATATGCCCACGTTGTTAACAATCTTTACCTGGGTTGGGGAGCATACGCTATTGGAGGAAGCATGGATCCTACGATAAAGAGCCAAGCAAATCTCTTCATTGCCCCAAAAGATGGGAATAAAGAG GTGACATGGAGGCAGCACAACGGAAATGGCATGTCATGGAACTTCTTATCTGTGGAAGATGTTTTTGAAAATGGCGCCTCTTTCAGCCAATCAAGAAGTGGTGGCGGTGTTGCCGTGAGGCCAAACTATAGCGCGGAGCAGATTTTTCCAATAGAAGCAGCAAGAGAAGTGAGGGCATTGACCAAATCTGCTGGTGCCTTGAAGTGTCCAAGGGTATCCAGATGTTGA
- the LOC113768002 gene encoding serine/threonine protein phosphatase 2A 55 kDa regulatory subunit B beta isoform-like isoform X1, with the protein MNGGDGGEVTAAPPAGPPPPLEWKFSQVFGERTAGEEVQEVDIISAIEFDKTGDHLATGDRGGRVVLFERTDMKEHGGSRRDLERMDYPASRHPEFRYKTEFQSHEPEFDYLKSLEIEEKINKIRWCQTANGALFLLSTNDKTIKFWKVQEKKVKKISEMNIDPSKVVGNGSASSSTVSSSPKPCLANGAYPDRSYSCLNNDMTFPPGGIPSLRLPVVVTSTETSLVARCRRVYAHAHDYHINSISNNSDGETFISADDLRINLWNLEISNQSFNIVDVKPANMEDLTEVITSAEFHPTHCNMLAYSSSKGSIRLIDLRQSALCDSHSKLFEEQEAPGSRSFFTEIIASISDIKFAKDGRYILSRDYMTLKLWDINMDSGPVATFQVHEYLRPKLCDLYENDSIFDKFECCLSGDGLRVATGSYSNLFRVFGCATGSTEAATLEASKNPMRRQVQTPSRPSRSLSSSITRVVRRGAESPGVDANGNSFDFTTKLLHLAWHPVENSVACAAANSLYMYYA; encoded by the exons ATGAACGGTGGTGATGGTGGAGAGGTCACGGCAGCTCCTCCGGCGGGGCCACCACCGCCGCTCGAGTGGAAATTCTCTCAGGTTTTCGGTGAACGCACGGCGGGCGAAGAAGTTCAGGAAG TTGACATCATCTCAGCAATTGAGTTTGATAAAACTGGCGACCATCTTGCTACCGGTGACCGTGGAGGCAGAGTGGTGTTGTTTGAGAGGACAGATATGAAGGAG CATGGTGGAAGTCGAAGAGACTTAGAAAGGATGGATTATCCAGCGAGTCGGCATCCAGAATTCCGTTACAAGACAGAATTCCAGAGTCATGAACCTGAG TTTGACTATCTGAAGAGTCTGGAGATCGAGGAAAAAATCAACAAGATTCGGTGGTGCCAAACAGCTAATGGTGCCCTCTTTCTTCTGTCCACTAATGATAAAACAATCAAGTTTTGGAAG GTCCAAGAGAAgaaagtcaagaaaatttctgagaTGAATATTGATCCATCTAAGGTTGTTGGAAATGGTAGTGCTTCTAGTTCTACTGTTTCATCCAGTCCTAAGCCATGTCTTGCAAATGGAGCCTACCCCGATAGATCATATAGTTGCTTGAACAATGACATGACATTTCCACCTGGGGGCATTCCATCGCTGCGTTTGCCCGTGGTA GTTACAAGCACTGAAACCAGTCTTGTTGCAAGATGCAGAAGGGTTTATGCTCATGCTCATGACTATCACATTAATTCAATTTCAAATAACAG tgATGGTGAAACATTTATATCAGCTGATGACTTACGAATAAACCTTTGGAACTTGGAAATTAGTAACCAAAGTTTCAATATAGTTGATGTTAAGCCAGCAAATATGGAGGATCTAACTG AGGTCATAACTTCAGCAGAGTTTCACCCTACCCACTGTAACATGTTAGCATATAGTAGTTCAAAGGGATCAATTCGTCTGATTGATTTGCGGCAGTCAGCTTTGTGTGATTCACATTCTAAATT GTTTGAGGAACAGGAGGCACCTGGTTCAAGATCATTTTTCACTGAGATAATAGCTTCAATTTCAGATATTAAATTTGCAAAGGATGGTAGATATATTCTTAGTCGTGATTACATGACCCTTAAG CTATGGGACATTAATATGGATTCTGGTCCTGTTGCAACCTTCCAGGTTCATGAGTATCTAAGACCAAAG CTGTGTGACTTATATGAAAATGATTCCATCTTTGATAAGTTTGAGTGTTGCCTGAGCGGTGACGGTCTGCGTGTAGCAACTGGTTCTTACAG CAATCTCTTCCGTGTTTTCGGTTGTGCGACGGGTAGTACTGAAGCAGCTACTCTTGAAGCAAGCAAAAACCCAATGAG GAGACAAGTCCAGACTCCTTCAAGGCCTTCAAGATCCCTGAGCAGCAGTATTACCCGTGTTGTGAGAAGAG GAGCAGAAAGTCCAGGAGTTGATGCAAATGGGAACTCGTTTGATTTTACAACGAAGCTGCTCCACCTGGCATGGCATCCAGTGGAAAACTCAGTTGCTTGTGCAGCTGCCAACAGCTTGTACATGTATTATGCGTGA
- the LOC113769456 gene encoding uncharacterized protein LOC113769456 — MAIAARVVSTQLPLTSSALKAAPIHSAVTLLSSSSSSSPTRYGGAQPPATARAAEYAISKVDDLMNWARRGSIWPMTFGLACCAVEMMHTGASRYDLDRFGIIFRPSPRQSDCMIVAGTLTNKMAPALRRVYDQMPEPRWVISMGSCANGGGYYHYSYSVVRGCDRIVPVDIYVPGCPPTAEALLYGILQLQKKINRRKDFLHWWTE, encoded by the exons ATGGCAATTGCAGCGAGAGTTGTTTCGACGCAGCTGCCTTTAACTTCTTCAGCTCTTAAAGCAGCGCCAATCCACTCGGCGGTCACTTTACTgtcgtcttcttcttcttcttctccgaCAAGATACGGAGGTGCACAACCGCCAGCCACCGCCAGGGCAGCCGAGTATGCGATCTCCAAAGTTGATGACTTGATGAATTGGGCTCGTCGTGGGTCCATTTGGCCCATGACCTTTGGGCTTGCTTGCTGTGCCGTTGAGATGATGCACACTGGGGCTTCCAGGTACGATCTGGATCGCTTTGGGATTATTTTCAGGCCCAGCCCAAGACAATCTGACTGCATGATCGTCGCTGGTACTCTTACCAATAAGATGGCTCCAGCGCTCCGCAG gGTGTATGATCAGATGCCTGAGCCAAGGTGGGTGATATCAATGGGGAGCTGTGCAAACGGTGGGGGATACTATCACTATTCCTACTCGGTGGTGAGGGGATGTGATAGAATTGTGCCGGTCGACATATACGTGCCCGGGTGCCCCCCAACTGCCGAAGCTTTACTGTATGGGATTCTGCAGCTCCAGAAGAAAATTAATCGGAGGAAAGATTTCCTTCATTGGTGGACCGAGTAG
- the LOC113768002 gene encoding serine/threonine protein phosphatase 2A 55 kDa regulatory subunit B beta isoform-like isoform X2: protein MNGGDGGEVTAAPPAGPPPPLEWKFSQVFGERTAGEEVQEVDIISAIEFDKTGDHLATGDRGGRVVLFERTDMKEHGGSRRDLERMDYPASRHPEFRYKTEFQSHEPEFDYLKSLEIEEKINKIRWCQTANGALFLLSTNDKTIKFWKVQEKKVKKISEMNIDPSKVVGNGSASSSTVSSSPKPCLANGAYPDRSYSCLNNDMTFPPGGIPSLRLPVVTSTETSLVARCRRVYAHAHDYHINSISNNSDGETFISADDLRINLWNLEISNQSFNIVDVKPANMEDLTEVITSAEFHPTHCNMLAYSSSKGSIRLIDLRQSALCDSHSKLFEEQEAPGSRSFFTEIIASISDIKFAKDGRYILSRDYMTLKLWDINMDSGPVATFQVHEYLRPKLCDLYENDSIFDKFECCLSGDGLRVATGSYSNLFRVFGCATGSTEAATLEASKNPMRRQVQTPSRPSRSLSSSITRVVRRGAESPGVDANGNSFDFTTKLLHLAWHPVENSVACAAANSLYMYYA from the exons ATGAACGGTGGTGATGGTGGAGAGGTCACGGCAGCTCCTCCGGCGGGGCCACCACCGCCGCTCGAGTGGAAATTCTCTCAGGTTTTCGGTGAACGCACGGCGGGCGAAGAAGTTCAGGAAG TTGACATCATCTCAGCAATTGAGTTTGATAAAACTGGCGACCATCTTGCTACCGGTGACCGTGGAGGCAGAGTGGTGTTGTTTGAGAGGACAGATATGAAGGAG CATGGTGGAAGTCGAAGAGACTTAGAAAGGATGGATTATCCAGCGAGTCGGCATCCAGAATTCCGTTACAAGACAGAATTCCAGAGTCATGAACCTGAG TTTGACTATCTGAAGAGTCTGGAGATCGAGGAAAAAATCAACAAGATTCGGTGGTGCCAAACAGCTAATGGTGCCCTCTTTCTTCTGTCCACTAATGATAAAACAATCAAGTTTTGGAAG GTCCAAGAGAAgaaagtcaagaaaatttctgagaTGAATATTGATCCATCTAAGGTTGTTGGAAATGGTAGTGCTTCTAGTTCTACTGTTTCATCCAGTCCTAAGCCATGTCTTGCAAATGGAGCCTACCCCGATAGATCATATAGTTGCTTGAACAATGACATGACATTTCCACCTGGGGGCATTCCATCGCTGCGTTTGCCCGTG GTTACAAGCACTGAAACCAGTCTTGTTGCAAGATGCAGAAGGGTTTATGCTCATGCTCATGACTATCACATTAATTCAATTTCAAATAACAG tgATGGTGAAACATTTATATCAGCTGATGACTTACGAATAAACCTTTGGAACTTGGAAATTAGTAACCAAAGTTTCAATATAGTTGATGTTAAGCCAGCAAATATGGAGGATCTAACTG AGGTCATAACTTCAGCAGAGTTTCACCCTACCCACTGTAACATGTTAGCATATAGTAGTTCAAAGGGATCAATTCGTCTGATTGATTTGCGGCAGTCAGCTTTGTGTGATTCACATTCTAAATT GTTTGAGGAACAGGAGGCACCTGGTTCAAGATCATTTTTCACTGAGATAATAGCTTCAATTTCAGATATTAAATTTGCAAAGGATGGTAGATATATTCTTAGTCGTGATTACATGACCCTTAAG CTATGGGACATTAATATGGATTCTGGTCCTGTTGCAACCTTCCAGGTTCATGAGTATCTAAGACCAAAG CTGTGTGACTTATATGAAAATGATTCCATCTTTGATAAGTTTGAGTGTTGCCTGAGCGGTGACGGTCTGCGTGTAGCAACTGGTTCTTACAG CAATCTCTTCCGTGTTTTCGGTTGTGCGACGGGTAGTACTGAAGCAGCTACTCTTGAAGCAAGCAAAAACCCAATGAG GAGACAAGTCCAGACTCCTTCAAGGCCTTCAAGATCCCTGAGCAGCAGTATTACCCGTGTTGTGAGAAGAG GAGCAGAAAGTCCAGGAGTTGATGCAAATGGGAACTCGTTTGATTTTACAACGAAGCTGCTCCACCTGGCATGGCATCCAGTGGAAAACTCAGTTGCTTGTGCAGCTGCCAACAGCTTGTACATGTATTATGCGTGA